The stretch of DNA CCTGTGGGGTCTCCGGGAGATCCGAGTGGCCAGCAGCCTTGTTCACAATTTTCCAGAGTCCTGAGCACCCACTCATGAAGTCACTGTCCCAGGGGTATTTCTGTGTAGTGGGGGTGAGGGCAGAGAACCATAGGTACAGACGGTGGAAATGATGGAATTGGCGTGAGGActggcacagtgctggagaggcagagacaggagacccTGTTGGTCACCAGCCAGCTAGTCTACCAGTTCTGTAAGCTTCAGGCCACTGAGACAGACCGTGTCTCAAAGAGGGGAGTGCACAGAAAGTGAGGAAGGCAGCTGGGTTGACTCTAGCccctgcatacacatgcacacagccacGCCCACAGACAGACGTGCTAACTTGCCCTGGACATGCGTCCTGTATAGAGACCATTCAGTGATGGAAGCCGGACttggggctcagtggtaggggctcagtggtagattgcctGCCTAGAGTCCACCAGTGagaatctggggggggggggggagtgttacAGTGAGTAGAAAGTGCAGCCCTGAGGGCCTGAGTCCAGTTCCTAGAATGTACGTGAAGATGGCCTtcacgcacagacacacaaacacacacaccatcatcgtAATAATTGAAAAATTGTAAGCTATCTGTTGTCAGGATGCCAAACAGTGCAGGTTGAGTATATTTCTGCTGTTGTAGGAAGATCTGGTAGGCACTGTTGCTGTGGTCTTCCCCATGGACACCTCAGTGGGAGCTCCTAAGCCAGAGCAGGGTATCATGAGACTGGTGGGCAGCCATCCCCGCAGAAGAACAGGAAAGAGGGTTAGGCATggtgtcaggaggcagaggcaggtggatctcttgagttctaagctagcctggtctacaaagcaagtttcaggacagccagggagggctacacagagaaaccctgtcttggaagaaaaaaaaaaaaaaggcaaaattccCTGACACAAATAACTTAAGAGGGAAGGAGTTGAAGTTTATCGCTGCCAGCCCATCAGTGTGAGGAGCCTGAGACAGCTGGGCACGCCACACCCCATCACAGACAGATGAGTGCTTCCATGCTCGTTCACCTTCTGCTGTCTCGGGAGTGCACCGCGTCATGTCCCACTCTGCTGAGTTGAGTCTCCCCACGACAGGCAGACCCATTGCAGACATGTCCCTGTGGAGACTCCTCCCAGGCTGTTGTAGggtatgtcaagttgataattaaagctGCCTGTCTCAGAGAAGAAACGACTGAGCTCAAGTACCAGGTTGGAATGtccggcatggtggcacacacctctaatctcagcacacaggagcctgaggcaggaagttcTAAGTTTGAGGCTGGCTTTGGCTGTGTACAAGTACTgccctataaataaataaatagcaagctATCAACACTTCTGTGCCAGATTTGCTTGATGGtagtgtgtggtatgcatgtttGTGGTACTCAGTGCTATAGTATACATggcagacacacccagaagtccTTTAACAAACTGGGGACGCTACTAGATCCAACTTTATGCCCAGGTCAGTCAGAGCACCCCATCCCCCAAGAGTCCATTCTTTTAGTGGTCAACCCTGTCCCTTTCCGCCACCCACTCCAGGAATGTCTACAAGGACCTACGACAGATAGAACTGGCTTGTGACTCCCAGGAAGACGTGGACAGCTGGAAGGCTTCATTCCTGCGAGCTGGGGTCTACCCAGAGAAGGACCAGGTGCGGAGCCCCCTTGCTGCCATAGATGACACACCAGAGGCTGCCTGGGGGAAGGGACCACAAGTGTCAGTGAGCTTTTCTTTGCCGTGGTAAAAATAGCTGCCAGGCTCTCTGGCTTAGGTGATAAGGTGCTTgcagcacaaggacctgagtccagtccctaggacccacatgcaCAGCAGCCAAAGGtgctggtgctggggaggcagggagcgCAGCTCAGCGGGAGCCCAGTAGCCAGCCTGCCAGTCACAAGCGGTCATCCTCAGGTCCTGGGGAGAGACTGGTCTGTCTTCATGGGTGAGTActaggacagccagaattacatGGAGAGACCGTCATTTGTTTGTaggcaggcaggtaggtagaTAAATTTTGAAGTAGCGGAGATAAGGAAAGACCCATCCCTGTTGGGATACGAAGAACAGCTTGTAGGGAtgatactcacatacacacacatacagacaaacacagatCAACAAATACCTGATACATACAGCTAAAGGAGAGGTGTTCCGTTTGGCTCCCTGCTCAGCCCCATGCACTTAGGCTACCATGGCAGTGATATTGAGGTGCAGAGGCAGAAAACGGAAGACGTGAAAGGGCTGGGCCGAGGTATCTCCAGGGTTACCCTAGTGACATAGTGACCTACCTCCTCCAGCTGAGCCAAACTTGGTGAAGTTTCAGGAGCATCACAGATTGAGTACTGTTGttgtggaaagatggctcagcaggaaaaggcccTGGCCActtgacagctcacagctgtctgtcactccagttccaggggatgctacaccctcttctggcctctgtggacacgtGGTATACACtgatgtacacataaataaaaataaatcttaaacaataCAGCAGCACCAGCTGGAGCCCGAGGCCCCAGCACCTGAGCTCTAGCCTCACATGGTCCGAGCGTAACATGGGACACATAGCTGACACCCACTGAGCCAAGGGAGTCAGAGTTGGGGTCGGTTTGTCATTAGGATCCAGAAAGTTCTCCAGTGGAGTCCATGGCCTGCAAGACAGGTGGACTTGGACTCTCATCTGCCTTGTTTTCTATGCTCTTTCTGTCCTTGCAACAGAATCCTGGGCATCTGAAGGGACACACTGTGTTCCCTCCCATCCCCTGGGAAAAGAGTCCAGCCTGGCTTTAACCTGGAGTCTGACAGGGCCATCAGGAACCACTCGAATGGGTTGGTTATCAGCAAGGCAGGCAAGGTTATCTTGCGCTGTGCTCACCTCCTCTGTGTCCCTTGCAGGCCGAGAATGAGGATGGAGCACAGGAGAACACCTTCTCCATGGACCCGCAGCTGGAGCGGCAAGTGGAGACCATCCGAAACCTGGTGGACTCCTATGTGGCCATCATCAACAAGTCCATCCGTGACCTCATGCCAAAGACCATCATGCACCTCATGATCAACAATGTGAGTGCAAGCTCCAGGGTAGCCAAGCGCTAGCTGAGCTGGCTGGGGATCAGCCACAGCACCACAAAACCAGGCATCTGTAGTGCACCTACCAGCCCGGCACCAaacagtggaggcagggggatcagaagttcaccATCATTCTCAGATACATACCTGTTTGAGGGTATCTTTGATTATGTAGGACCCTGTCTCTGAAGTCAGAACCAAGGCAGGCAAGGCAGCTCAGGCACTTGCCCTGGAACccactccacaaagctgtcctctgacatgcaCACCATGACCCACACGCCCACATACAACAGAGTGAGAATACATAacattatcccagcactcgggaggcagaggcgggaagatctctgagttcaaggtcagactggtctccaaagtgagtcccaggacagccagggctgttacacagaaaccctgtctcaaaacaacatacatacatacatagatgtatacataaataaataaagtataacaTTAAGAACAAATTAGGGGCCAGAGAggtaacagttaagagcattttaaaataagtccTGCAAAGTTAGAGCAACTTGGtttgttgttgtgggttttttttgtttgtttgtttggttggttggtttttttcgagacagggtttctctgtgtagttttggtgcctgtcctgtgtctcgctctgtagcccaggctggcctcaaactcaaaaagatccgcctgcctctgcctcccgagtgctgggattaaaggtgtgcgccaccaccgcccggcaaacaaatctttattttttccccagagctgaggactgaacccagggccttgctcttgctagacaagcgctctaccactgagctaactccccaagcCATAGTTGGTCTGTCTAGGTAgctttttgtttcgttttgttgttGGTTAGTTTGCTTCTGTAATGTTGAGGATTGAACGCAGGGCATGGTGCAAGTTAGGCCAACACTGGATTAGTGGACTGCACCTCTTCCCTCAtgaggggattctaggcaggggctctgcaAGTAAACCACGCCCCAGCTTCTCACTGAGGGATTGACTTTAGCTCGATGGCTAAACCTCAACCTGTGATGGATGCTTTTCTAGTTACATTAGGCTTCTGAGTTCTTGGCTAATGTAAGGATCTGACCTCTCCCACCATTGTCCTCAGACAAAGGCCTTCATCCACCATGAGCTGCTGGCCTACCTGTACTCATCAGCAGACCAGAGCAGCCTCATGGAAGAGTCAGCTGAGCAGGCTCAGCGGCGAGACGATATGCTGCGCATGTACCACGCACTCAAGGAAGCACTCAACATCATTGGGGACATCAGTACCAGCACCGTATCCACGCCTGTGCCCCCACCTGTCGATGACACTTGGCTCCAGAACACCAGTGGCCACAGGTCTGGAGGGCATTTTGCCCCCCGACGTGCCCATACATGCTCCACCCTTCCTGTTCCCTCAGTCCCATCAGAGATCGGACACAACTAAAGGATGGGCAGGGCACACCACACAGACTGAGAACCTGTCCTGCCTAAAGCCACAAGGGTAGCCATGGCTTGCACGGGCCATTCTGAGCCAGATCCTTGGGGGAGAAAACCCACACACATTTTAATTCCCACCAGCCTTTTTATCTTCTAGTGCTTTCTCCAAGTAGAAACCAAGAGCAAGAAGCCCAGAGACAGGACACAGGGTCAGCCTCCAAGATCCTAGAGAAGGGCACAGGGGAAGTTCTAGAAGGCAAACATAGGCATCTAAGCAGCCACAGTCAAGGGGATGTCAGTGCAGTGTACCCACTGAGACTTCAGGAAGAGGACCAGAGCCCAGACCTGGGAGGATTCAGGTCTCTAGGCCCAGTGGGGAACAGGGCAGGCAGGTACCTCACATATAGAGACATAGGGCCACACACTGGAGACCAGGGCTAGGCTCTGTCAGGGTCTTGGGCTGTAAGTGTCCAAGTGTCAAGATTCCAAGTGTCGCAATCTCAACACACTTGCCCCTCGAAGCTTGACTGTCGGTACACAGGGACCCCCAGGAACTTAGAATGGTGTGGTTCCCAGTGCCTCTGCCCCCCATCTTAGTCCCTTACAGTGGATGTTCATAGTATCCTCTAGATTAAAGCCTCTCTTTCCTCAACAGCCCCACTCCACAGCGCCGACCTGTGTCCAGCGTGCACCCACCAGGCCGGCCTCCTGCAGTGCGGGGTCCCACACCAGGGCCTCCCCTGATTCCTGTGCCTGTGGGGCCTACAGCCTCCTTCTCGGCACCCCCCATCCCATCCCGGCCTGGACCACAGAGCGTGTTTGCCATCAATGACCCCTTCTCAGCGCCACCTCAGATACCATCTCGGCCAGCACGGATTCCCCCTGGTATCCCCCCAGGAGTGCCCAGGTAAGGTGCACAGCCTGCATCCTGGGGTCCGTCTGTGGTGACTGACTCCCTGCTTCTGATGACTTCCGGTGCAGCCCCAACAAGACAGTGTAGCACAGGCTTTCCTGCTTGTGTGCTGAGAAACTGAGCCCTCGAGTGGCCAGTGCCACACAAGAGTGGGTCAGCGGACTCCAGGGCTCCTGGCCTATCCTCTAAGCAGCAGGTTACGTGTCCCCCTAACCCTAGGCACCATATGTCACCCATGCCTGGTGAGCTAGATTCTCATCTCTGTTTCTGAGCTCCAGGAAGGGCGGGGAAGCAGGCAAGATGACACGTCTTCTGGTAAAAGTGCTGAGTTCAGGCCCCAGGACCCTCTAGGTGGAAGGAAAGGACCAGCTCCTCCCAAGCAAGCCACAGGGATACCAGAAAAATAGCTGGTTTTGATACACTGCCCCCTGGTGCCCCCGTCTGGGAGCAGCCTGGGTGGGCTggatgggctgggtcctcctcttCACCCTGCTTCTGGCCTCACTTCCCTCCACTCCCCATGTCTTTACTCTCTTTGCAGCAGAAGAGCACCCGCTGCGCCCAGCCGGCCCACCATTATCCGCCCAGCCGAGCCGTCCCTGCTCGACTAGGCGCAGGCCAATGTTCTGGGGGGTCCTCGTGCACCCACAGTGCAGGAGAGCTTTGGTGGTCTGGGCCCCACTACTGCCCCGCCCCCCATGCTGGGACCAGGCTCCCTGTGGGCAGCCCTACCCTTTCCTCCCTAGCCTGGTGGACATGACAATGACGAGAAGGGTGGGAGCCCCGGACAGCAGGACATGGGCACTTGGCACTTTGGGACAAGGAGAGCTCTCTGGTTGGCAGTAGGAGCTGCATCCTTGGGACCATCTGGAAAGAAAGATCCAGGCTGGTGTAGGGGAACTCTACCAGGGGCTTCTCCACACAGACTGTAAGCCTTTGTTTGTTCTTAGGGTACAGGAACTATCCAACTTCCCTAAGGGCTCTCCAGGAGTGAGCCAGGCCCAGTAGGCCCAGTGCTGGCCACCCACCTGGCTCTAGTTGTATATATATCTTCTTTGGCCATATTAACCACACAGCCTGAGCCCAGCCCAGTCTCGGCAGCCAGGGGTGCCTTTTGTGCCTTCCTTAGGCCTGGAGTTCCTCAGCTCTGGTCTGCCTCACTCTCCTCAGCCCCAGTGTGGTTTGGGCTGTGTGAGCTGGGGAGACATCAGGGGCCTCTTGGCTCCCAGCTGGCCCTCCCCCACAGGGTGGGCCCTGGTGCCTCTGTGCAGATCCCATTCCCACTGCTTGGTTTGACCACTGTTAAGTGCCTGCCTCTGTATATcctattaataaactaaaataaagggAAGCCCCGCTGGTGGCTGTGCGTGTGGGCTTTTTGTGTCTGTCCCAGCCCAAAGGGAGCCTGTCCACCGTCCTGGGGCCGGCCGCCCTTCGCACATTTACATGTGTGTCTTCTGTCATCCCTTCCAAACCCCTCGACCCCATCACAGTGCTAATAGGAAACAGGAATTCTAGCCACGCCCCCAGTGGCACTGTGGCCACGCCCACTTCCAGGTCCCTCGCTAGCTTTCTAAGGGGACACCATTCAACTTTGCTTTATGATCTTTTTCTTTCATGCCAGGCGACCACCTCCATCGGCTCCTGCCCGACCGTTCTTCTGAGCTTCGTGGGAGTGCCCTCCCGCCTTCCTGGCTGCCCTTGGCTTGAGGCTAGATCTGTCCCAAGCTGATTTTCCTGAGCCCAAGTCAGCAGGCACTATTCATTTTTCTAACCATAATTTATTGACTCCAGTGCCCAGGACAGGTGCCCTTTGTTCCTTGAGGCTCATAGGCAGGCTTTGGTGGGGCTGCACCTCAGCCCTCTAAGGTCCTGCActctgagaggaagaaaggggttcCCCTCTTGGAGTTCTGTTACCAGATCCCCCAACCAGCTGGATCCCCTCTGGGCCAGGGCTCCTTCCTATCAAATAAAAGTGACTGTCCTGGCAAGAACTCTGCAGATGTGTCTCCTTCCCAGACCCTAGCAAAGGTCTTATCCCCAGGAGCAAAGTGGAGACATTGAGGGTGGGTGTGTCCCACTGGGCAGAGGGCAAGGGACAGCTGCACAGCGTGGCCCCATCCTGGGGGCTGGGAGACTTAAGCTAAGGCACAATTTCAGGAGAAAACCTGGGCATCTGAGAGCCGTATAGCCCCACACTGAAGTGCCCAACACTTCCAGCTTCCAAGAAACAGGCACTGTTGCTGAATCTCCCTCCAAGGGGTCTGCAATCCACTTGCATTCCCCGCTCATCCAGGAAGGGGGCCATGGAGCCACTGTGAGGACCCAACTGCAGCTTCTGAGTCTGGGCGGTCTCCAGCAAGTCGCACATGCCTGTTCGCTCTGTTGTTCCTTCGTCCTCTGTGGCTGGGGCTACATGGGTACAGGACGCTTGTCATGGAAGAAGCGCTTGAGCGTGCAGACCTGCAGGACggccaccagcagcagcacagccACATTGGCAGCTGACCAGAAGTTGACCCGCTCCAGGTTGTCCTCTTGAAGGTTCCGATCACGGGCCTCAAAGGCTCGGAGCAGAGTCAGCATCTGGATGCTCCGTTCCAGCCGGGTCCTCATAGTCTCTATGGATTCCTGCCAGGGCACGGAGAGGAAGGGGTCAAATCCTCAGTCATGCCACTCACTGGTTACACTCACTGGGTGACCGACCATCAGTGTGCCTCTCTGGCCTCATGTCTCACATCCTCTCCTAGAAACAgagatttgttgttttttgttttgtttttcatttttttccccttgatgttttcttgtttgtttttaggtaaAGACTGGTTTTTTGggagagagtttctctgtataacagctctagCTGCCTGGAACTAGCTCaagaccaggttggcttcgaactcccagagttccacctgccttcTTTTGGATTGGTGAGATGGAATCTTGTTATATAGGCCATGTTGCTCTTGAACTCACTggaatcctgcctcagcctcctgagtgctgggattacaggcatgcaccgccacaccCAACTCACCTTGATGTCTTCCATTTTGACATCAAGCATCTCCTCTGGCTCCACAGCTTCCGCCCAACCTTCCACCTCCTCCTCGTCTTGGAAACTGTCAAAGATGAGCTCAAAGAACACTAGCTTCTCGGAGATGGTGCTGAAGGAGTTGTCAAAGCACAGTCTGTAGTCCCCAGCCTCAGTAGGCTCCACCCTGGGCAGACAGATGAGACACACAGACGTGACCCTGGACTGACCAGCCAGCTGGTCTCTGGAGCCAGCAGGAGGGTAACCCGAGGCCACTGGGGAGCTGCAGGGCTGTAACTGAACCAAGACAGAGTAAGACTTCACTCACGTGTGCACCCCATCAGCCTTTCGAGACTCACTGACCAACAGCACACCCTGAGGGCTCTCCAAGGTGAAGTCCACATCCAGTCCAGCACCTCCAATCACCTGAAGAGCAGGTAAGAGTTGGGGAACAGGCAGGTTTGAGCCAAGCCTATCTTCCACAGAAGGCCTGGGTTGAACCAAACTGGAAAAGACCCACCTGAGACCACCAGgagcctttaaaaacaaaaacgtatttgtttgggggaggggagtagtGACTGgctatcagaggacaacttgcaggagtcagttctctacttctaCCGTCGTACAGCTACGAAACTCAGGCCTTCGGGTTTAGCTGCAAGCTCCTTtttccccactgagccttctGGCTGCCCCCAAGGGCCTATCTGAACACCCACATCCACACCTGCAAGGTCCCTTTCTGGTCCCTAAGACGCCACCAGGTGAGGTCTTTCATCAGGCCACCCCGCCACCCCCTAGAGCAGTCCAAGGTGGGCGTCTAGCGAGCTGCGAGCTTACAGTGGGCACCAACCCGCTAGCCGCCAGGGCACTCCCTTGAACCCAACCCAAAGGACTTCCAGCAGAGAAAGCCCCTCGGCAGCAAGACTGTAGGCATCCCGGCCACGCCCGGGCCACGCCCCCTGCCTGCTGGCCACACCCCCTCCTGGTCCTACGCTGGATCCGAGTCCGAGACCCTCTCACCTGGTACTCCGTCTCCAAACTAGCATTGGCCGGCGCGGACTGGTAAAAACACTGCTTCCTCCCCGCgggaagcaggaaagtaaacTCGCCGTCCTGAATGGGCGGCGGCCCCGCCTCTCCCACTTGTACTGATGGCAGGAGTAGCCACAGGGCCAGGGCTATGGCCGCACCGGCCGCCATTATCCGGGTCACCCTCTGCTCTACTCTGGGGATGCGGGTCCTTTAAGAACTCGTCCCGCCCACCTCTCATCTCAGCAAAGCTCATTGGCTGAAGCTTCTGTTCGTCCCCAAACCCGCGGCACGCTGTGTGAAGGACCCCAAAGAGGAGAGCTGCCCGGGTGAATGCCTCATCAGCTAGAAAGCATACTAATGCGGATGCGAATTTTGTGAAACTTCTCCATATCTGTTATCAACCGCTGGAGTTGGGGGGAAATTACAGACCTGAAATGACGAAGCACTGTTTTACAGGCAAAAATTAAGATGGCTAACCGTGGAGGTTTGCGGGTCCTCGTGTGGTCCGCCTTCTGTCCTACCCCCATTCAGAGTGCGTTCCGCCCATTGATCGAGGCTGGTGTACTCGGATCAGTAGGTTCAGGCGAGGCTATGGACATGGCCTCCCCCAGACTCCACGCTAGCGCCTGCTTTCCCTCTATGCCTTATGCCATCACTTTATAAGGGTTTTGGTCCCTTAAATTGGGGGTGCTTGTTAGGTGGTGAGTCGAACACGCCCTCACCCTGCATCCAGTTGGTCTCAAACCTTTAGGCCAACAGGTCTGTGCTGAcacagctgtaattccagcacttggaaggctgaggcaggagttgtGAAGAGTTCAAGTTCGAGGCCATCGTCATCCACATAGTTCCTGACTAGCATGGGCTGaggaatgagaccctgtctccaaaatgagGCCTCAGAGGGTAAAGGCCCTCGCTGCtaaacctgatggcctgagttcagttccactTGGTGGGAGGACAGAAttgactcccacaggttgtcctctgacctccatgcatgctCGCAGGtgcctgcagacacacacacacacacacacacacacacacacacacaccacacaccccacaccccactgCTGGTTAGCTTTTttgtgtccacttgacacaaactaatCTGGCAAAAGGGATTCTCTTGCCttgtgggcattttcttcattgctaaCTGATGAAGGAAGGCCTAGCCTACTCTAGGTGGTGCCAGACTAGGCAAGTGGGTCTGgggttgtataagaaaaatagtttggcggctggagagatggctcagaggctaagagcactggctgcttttccaggggacctgggttcaattcccaggacacatatggcagcccacaactgccaCTAaatctagtttcaggggatctgacaccttcacactgacatacatacaggcaaaataagaATGGAcatgagggctggggatttagctcagtggtagagcacttgcctagcaagcacaaggccctgggtttgatcctcagcttaaaaaaaaaaaaaaaagaatgcacatgaaaaaaaaaaaatagtttgaagCAGGGTGGGgatagcgcacgcctttaatctcagcactcaggaagcagaggcagatggatctttgagtttgaggccaacctgggctacagagtgagttccaggacagccaaggctacacagagaaaccctgtctcaaaaagccaaaaagaaaaagcaaaccaaTAAGCAACTGTACTTCATAGGTCCTGCCCTGATCAACTATGATTGGGACAcataagctaaataaacttttgtctccaagttgcttttggttatggattttatcacagcaacagaaacaaaactggaacacacacaaaatacaatataataaaaagaaaattttgggttagGCATTATGCAtgccattagtcccagcactcaggaggaagagggagatgagtctcttgagtttgaggccagcttgacctGGATAAtgagtgaaactctgtctcaataaatttatatatatataatatatgtgtgtgtgtgtatatatgtatgtatgtatgtatgtatgtatatcatatagtcatatagcttggtggtagagctaGAGCATTTGTATAGCAtgggcaaggtcctgggttcaattcccagcactacaaaacAGATACAGGCCAACAAACCCTCAGAAAAGGATAGTATGCTAATTAATTTTGTCAGCATGACACAATGTGGAATCAGctgaagagagaatctcaataGGGCATTAcctagaacaggctggcctagGTGACTGTCTGGATTGTGTCACCTGAGAGGTTAGACATGCCCACTGTGGGAAGTTCCCTAGATTGGGGTTCTGAACTGTGGAAGACTCCAGAGGGGAAGTGGAGCAGTGAGCATGCCTGTACGCATAGGTGTATTCACGACTGTGGATGTGACGTGACTAGCTGTCTGAAGCCCTGCTGCACTGACCTCCCTGCTCTGATGAACTGCAACTTGGAATTGTGAAC from Onychomys torridus chromosome 7, mOncTor1.1, whole genome shotgun sequence encodes:
- the Tmed1 gene encoding transmembrane emp24 domain-containing protein 1, whose protein sequence is MAAGAAIALALWLLLPSVQVGEAGPPPIQDGEFTFLLPAGRKQCFYQSAPANASLETEYQVIGGAGLDVDFTLESPQGVLLVSESRKADGVHTVEPTEAGDYRLCFDNSFSTISEKLVFFELIFDSFQDEEEVEGWAEAVEPEEMLDVKMEDIKESIETMRTRLERSIQMLTLLRAFEARDRNLQEDNLERVNFWSAANVAVLLLVAVLQVCTLKRFFHDKRPVPM